The Nitrospira sp. genome contains a region encoding:
- a CDS encoding type VI secretion system tube protein Hcp encodes MADDYFLKIDGIEGESTDARHKGEIALDAWSFGGTAGSVAGKPSGPTRPGIASGRFNAQDFQFTAKASKASPKLFEACATGTRLRDVTLFARKAGDEKQEYLRIRLTDVGISSYQQGGSSGVSDAPAEQVSCNFASIEIEYKEQRHDGSLGGSVTAKVDVKKIKSIRAKSR; translated from the coding sequence ATGGCTGACGACTATTTCCTCAAAATCGACGGGATTGAAGGCGAGAGCACGGATGCGCGACACAAGGGAGAAATCGCACTGGATGCGTGGTCGTTCGGAGGGACGGCTGGCTCGGTTGCAGGAAAGCCGTCAGGACCAACAAGGCCGGGTATCGCCAGCGGAAGATTCAACGCGCAGGACTTTCAGTTTACGGCGAAAGCCAGCAAGGCCTCACCGAAGCTCTTTGAGGCATGCGCTACAGGGACGCGCTTGAGAGATGTCACGCTATTCGCAAGAAAAGCAGGAGACGAAAAACAGGAGTACTTGAGGATCAGATTGACCGATGTCGGGATCTCTTCCTACCAACAGGGCGGATCAAGTGGGGTTAGCGATGCACCTGCCGAACAGGTATCGTGCAACTTCGCCAGCATTGAAATTGAATACAAAGAGCAAAGGCACGATGGTTCCCTTGGCGGCTCAGTCACCGCGAAGGTCGACGTAAAAAAGATCAAGTCTATTAGAGCAAAGAGTCGCTGA
- a CDS encoding formylglycine-generating enzyme family protein, translating into MLHPEEIGDLADHLRGEGYRPSLYQVLAAQETVREESRRAVALGSLVRLTTLLRPIFCSTPEEQERFEKIYLEWLRDRSGRAYTIPVIPIPQPPPDKQHTHWRMKLAAAGLLVLPALTAWFLWQDLRSREAVGRVMADNQPVAQATVRLGEQTVTTDAQGTFKVVFKNDDMPLQLLIETKEYLSSQSLAGQTIKASRKLFYLYPIDLDTQFPIGEVQLARETPSPILPRVPDVPALQPSPATMSLERIPSRRPPILPWWARLSYPTALAVVTPGLVVLVWLLYRFSRRAVLKRQSSLIRPQLKQIQVQAGTRRIFPSLSLRHVTQRLRQTRFEESAELDVRSTIHRTMNRGGLFTPVFGSKREPGYVALIDRATVADHQANVAAQLVKDLAKGYVLVRQYEFDEQPTMLRRVDPLRGEPKHGMGAAAVAAMTEFMELGEVTAKFPTSRLLCFADPMTCFDPLTGKIRPWVETLEAWEERFLFTTRTYGRWGQAERILSRRGFQVIPLSLLGLRLFSQLLEQGSPPVTTTKVASRERRDLYDRTAQRWLERHPPSQDVIARLMNDIRKELGPDGIHWLAACAAYPEIHWALTLEWGVRLFGHGPTAEALLPKLMPLVWFRQAFMPDWFRHALYDQLTGQEADRISQDLGEIISALNPERAAALQLHIALPPGAKQQSADAGGGSSAWFQNLRRRLAIQEMGRAAEPGSPMRDYVMLQYLSGKQGKSLTANAPKALLTLLFPKGQPWLGFRPLFLVMAACLVSTGLWWSEDPAPVPLPSPIADVGFLSETNEVFLKRENGRVERWGQKGPELVLLESGEEGALADRVHKVTMGQLRVADPTKEFELTYEKEGLLRVTVHEDGRELAREPAPAAQVASLHWPAGFDAFLVVVHADVPDLVKLNGLESLRQREIARKTDEQASAAAKADEAEARAKVKEAKIAEAKRQAESAAKKKAAGDALQAADEKKRPQSNETTSAEKSAPSTDIKQSGVREPGLSRSAQQQSGPNTQEHSQSQQLVMKQPLQEQLVGKPPSRITGKDGAPMVLIPPGNFLMGSTEDEVDRAIRSCVNELKKDQQTCDGLYKPELPQHQVRIDEFYLDKYEVTNRLFQQFVQQTGHQTTAEEKGSAMSFSERKVWEEVNGATWRQPEGSEIVFASERAEHPVVSVSWDDAQGYCRWAGKQLPTEAQFEYATRAGTTTEYWWGQGHPGARRVENLADESARDLLRGIITGYDDGVMRTAPVGSYEANPWGLYDITGNVAEWTADWYDANYYSKSPARNPTGPSNGQYRVLRGGAWSTVLVYLRSAYRLWSTPAHRKSNIGFRCAQDIPK; encoded by the coding sequence ATGTTGCATCCAGAGGAGATAGGTGACCTTGCAGACCATCTTAGAGGAGAAGGCTATAGACCCTCGCTCTATCAAGTCCTGGCCGCGCAAGAGACGGTCCGCGAGGAATCACGGAGGGCTGTAGCCCTTGGATCCCTGGTGCGGCTTACAACTCTCCTCCGTCCGATCTTCTGTTCCACTCCCGAAGAGCAAGAACGGTTTGAGAAGATTTACCTTGAATGGCTGCGGGATCGGAGCGGGCGCGCCTATACGATACCCGTGATCCCAATCCCTCAGCCTCCTCCTGATAAACAGCACACACATTGGCGCATGAAGCTGGCGGCGGCGGGGTTACTCGTCTTGCCGGCGCTCACGGCGTGGTTTCTTTGGCAAGATCTTCGCTCACGTGAAGCAGTGGGCCGAGTCATGGCGGACAACCAGCCCGTCGCTCAGGCGACGGTACGACTGGGTGAACAGACGGTTACAACGGATGCACAAGGCACCTTCAAAGTTGTCTTCAAAAATGATGACATGCCGCTGCAATTGCTGATCGAAACGAAGGAGTATCTCTCGAGCCAATCTCTTGCCGGGCAAACGATCAAGGCGAGTCGAAAGTTGTTCTACTTGTATCCAATAGATCTGGACACCCAATTCCCGATCGGTGAGGTGCAACTTGCCAGGGAAACACCCTCGCCCATCCTGCCGCGGGTGCCTGATGTGCCTGCGCTTCAGCCGTCTCCCGCAACAATGAGTCTGGAGCGGATACCAAGCCGCAGACCTCCGATTCTTCCCTGGTGGGCGAGGCTTTCCTATCCAACTGCCCTGGCAGTGGTGACACCTGGGTTAGTCGTGCTGGTGTGGCTCCTCTACCGGTTCAGCCGCCGCGCCGTGCTCAAACGTCAGTCGAGCCTGATTCGTCCGCAACTCAAACAGATCCAGGTCCAGGCCGGGACCCGACGAATTTTTCCTTCGCTTTCGTTGAGGCACGTCACACAGCGTCTCCGTCAAACGCGCTTTGAGGAGTCTGCTGAACTGGACGTCCGGAGCACGATTCACCGCACGATGAATCGTGGAGGCTTATTCACGCCGGTGTTTGGCTCCAAACGCGAGCCTGGTTATGTGGCCCTGATCGACCGCGCAACGGTGGCCGACCACCAGGCCAATGTCGCGGCCCAATTGGTGAAGGATTTAGCCAAAGGGTATGTCTTGGTTCGTCAGTATGAATTTGATGAACAGCCGACCATGCTGCGGAGGGTAGATCCACTCCGTGGCGAACCGAAGCATGGAATGGGCGCGGCGGCCGTGGCGGCGATGACAGAGTTCATGGAATTAGGGGAGGTAACGGCCAAGTTTCCCACCAGTCGCTTGCTCTGCTTTGCAGATCCCATGACCTGTTTTGATCCATTGACTGGAAAAATCCGACCATGGGTCGAAACGCTGGAAGCCTGGGAGGAACGGTTCCTGTTTACCACCCGCACGTATGGTCGATGGGGACAAGCAGAACGGATTCTGAGCCGGCGCGGCTTTCAGGTCATACCGCTCTCTCTTCTCGGTCTGCGGCTATTTTCGCAGCTTTTGGAGCAGGGCAGTCCTCCAGTGACGACCACCAAAGTCGCCTCACGAGAACGGCGGGATCTCTATGATCGAACAGCCCAACGATGGCTGGAGCGGCATCCGCCTTCACAGGACGTCATAGCAAGGTTGATGAATGACATCCGGAAAGAATTGGGGCCGGACGGGATCCATTGGCTGGCAGCCTGTGCCGCCTACCCGGAAATTCACTGGGCTCTGACGCTGGAGTGGGGCGTCCGTCTGTTCGGTCACGGCCCTACTGCGGAGGCGCTACTGCCCAAGCTCATGCCACTCGTCTGGTTTCGGCAAGCCTTCATGCCTGATTGGTTCCGTCATGCGCTCTATGACCAGTTGACGGGGCAAGAGGCTGATCGGATCAGTCAGGATCTCGGCGAAATAATCAGCGCCCTGAACCCTGAACGGGCCGCCGCACTCCAACTCCATATCGCCTTGCCGCCTGGCGCGAAACAACAATCAGCCGATGCCGGTGGAGGGAGCAGCGCGTGGTTCCAGAACCTCCGTCGCAGATTGGCGATACAAGAAATGGGGCGAGCTGCTGAGCCGGGGAGCCCCATGCGCGACTACGTCATGCTGCAATACCTGTCCGGGAAACAAGGGAAGTCTCTCACTGCTAATGCGCCCAAGGCGTTGCTGACACTCCTGTTTCCCAAGGGACAACCGTGGCTAGGATTTCGACCGCTTTTCCTCGTGATGGCTGCATGCCTGGTGTCCACCGGCCTCTGGTGGTCGGAGGATCCTGCACCGGTACCCTTACCGTCACCCATCGCAGATGTGGGGTTTCTTTCGGAGACGAATGAAGTGTTCCTCAAGCGTGAAAACGGGCGTGTGGAACGCTGGGGGCAGAAAGGCCCGGAGTTGGTTCTCCTGGAATCGGGTGAGGAAGGAGCCCTCGCCGATCGCGTGCACAAGGTCACCATGGGGCAACTTCGCGTGGCTGATCCGACGAAAGAGTTCGAGCTGACCTATGAGAAAGAGGGGCTGCTCCGTGTGACCGTGCATGAGGATGGACGGGAACTCGCACGAGAACCAGCGCCCGCGGCTCAGGTAGCCAGTCTGCATTGGCCGGCCGGTTTCGACGCATTCTTGGTAGTGGTCCACGCAGACGTTCCCGACCTAGTGAAACTCAATGGGCTTGAGAGCTTGCGTCAGCGGGAGATTGCGAGAAAGACGGATGAACAAGCATCTGCTGCAGCGAAGGCCGACGAGGCCGAAGCGAGGGCCAAGGTGAAGGAGGCGAAAATAGCGGAAGCCAAGCGGCAGGCTGAATCCGCTGCGAAGAAGAAAGCCGCCGGAGATGCGCTCCAGGCGGCTGATGAAAAGAAGCGCCCACAGTCCAACGAGACAACATCAGCCGAAAAGTCGGCACCGTCGACGGACATCAAGCAAAGCGGCGTGCGTGAACCGGGCCTCTCCAGGTCAGCGCAACAGCAGTCGGGACCGAATACTCAAGAACACTCTCAGAGCCAACAACTGGTAATGAAGCAACCATTACAGGAGCAGCTGGTTGGGAAACCGCCTTCAAGAATCACCGGTAAAGATGGTGCTCCGATGGTGCTCATTCCGCCAGGGAACTTTCTGATGGGCAGCACGGAAGACGAGGTGGATCGGGCGATCCGATCTTGTGTCAATGAGTTGAAGAAAGATCAGCAAACCTGCGACGGCTTGTACAAGCCCGAACTCCCTCAGCACCAAGTCCGAATCGACGAGTTTTATCTGGACAAGTACGAGGTGACTAACCGACTTTTCCAACAGTTCGTTCAGCAAACCGGCCACCAGACCACAGCGGAGGAGAAAGGCAGCGCGATGTCCTTTAGCGAGAGAAAAGTGTGGGAGGAAGTGAATGGGGCAACGTGGAGGCAGCCGGAGGGTAGCGAGATAGTCTTTGCCTCAGAGCGTGCGGAGCATCCTGTGGTATCTGTGTCTTGGGATGATGCACAGGGCTATTGTCGGTGGGCCGGGAAACAGCTACCTACAGAGGCGCAGTTTGAATATGCGACCCGGGCGGGCACGACGACGGAGTACTGGTGGGGGCAAGGACATCCAGGGGCCAGACGAGTCGAAAACCTTGCAGACGAATCCGCTAGAGATCTCCTAAGAGGCATCATCACCGGCTATGACGATGGTGTGATGCGCACCGCACCCGTCGGATCCTATGAGGCAAATCCCTGGGGGCTGTATGACATCACTGGAAATGTCGCGGAGTGGACGGCGGACTGGTACGACGCCAACTATTACAGCAAAAGCCCGGCTCGCAATCCGACAGGGCCCTCTAACGGCCAGTATCGTGTGCTCCGCGGTGGAGCCTGGTCCACTGTACTGGTCTACCTACGTTCTGCATACCGCCTCTGGAGCACACCTGCGCATCGGAAGAGCAATATCGGGTTCCGTTGTGCCCAGGACATTCCGAAGTAA
- a CDS encoding 4a-hydroxytetrahydrobiopterin dehydratase has protein sequence MGLADNQCVPCRGGVPPLPNDRIQAFLKELGRGWSLNGQGHLERLYTFKDFAQALAFVNKVSAIAEAEGHHPDLYLAWGKTKVEIWTHKISGLTESDFYLAAKADREFEPFRTGT, from the coding sequence ATGGGTCTTGCCGACAACCAATGTGTTCCCTGTCGTGGCGGTGTGCCGCCCTTGCCGAACGATCGGATTCAGGCGTTCTTGAAAGAACTGGGGCGCGGGTGGTCTCTCAATGGCCAGGGGCATCTTGAACGGTTGTACACGTTCAAAGACTTTGCTCAGGCGTTGGCCTTTGTCAACAAGGTGAGTGCGATCGCAGAAGCCGAAGGTCACCATCCCGATCTTTATCTGGCCTGGGGAAAAACCAAGGTTGAGATCTGGACCCATAAGATCAGCGGCCTGACTGAGAGCGACTTCTATCTTGCAGCCAAGGCCGACCGGGAATTCGAACCGTTCAGGACAGGAACCTAG
- a CDS encoding inositol monophosphatase gives MPHESVPAELLLDTAVAASRKAGAILLEYAGAGFNIEYKNPINLVTDADHAAEQCVIDSIRTRFPTHRFLAEERGPVEETPSPYLWIIDPLDGTTNFAHGYPAYCVSIGLEYDGRCTLGVIYDPSRNELFTAIESGGARLNGRSIHVSNTITLDNSLLVTGFAYDIRESPRNNLDHFSKFALKAQGIRRTGSAALDLCYVAAGRFDGFWEVRLHPWDMAAGSVIVREAGGRLTDFRGRDLSIYGQELVASNGPIHSAMLEVLAQDGSR, from the coding sequence ATTCCTCACGAATCAGTTCCTGCGGAGCTCCTCCTAGACACAGCGGTTGCCGCCAGTCGAAAAGCCGGTGCCATTCTTCTCGAGTATGCCGGGGCCGGCTTCAATATCGAGTACAAGAACCCGATCAACTTGGTGACCGATGCAGACCATGCCGCGGAGCAGTGCGTGATCGATTCTATCCGGACTCGCTTTCCGACCCATCGGTTTTTGGCCGAAGAGCGTGGGCCTGTCGAAGAAACTCCGTCGCCCTATCTATGGATCATTGATCCACTGGACGGGACGACCAACTTCGCTCATGGCTATCCAGCCTACTGCGTGTCCATTGGCCTTGAGTACGATGGGCGATGCACCCTCGGAGTCATCTACGACCCCTCACGAAATGAACTGTTCACAGCCATCGAAAGCGGCGGTGCCCGGTTAAACGGCCGCTCCATTCACGTTTCCAACACGATCACGCTCGACAACAGCCTCTTGGTCACGGGATTCGCATATGACATCAGGGAATCGCCGCGAAACAACCTCGATCATTTTTCCAAGTTTGCCCTCAAGGCGCAGGGAATCAGAAGAACGGGTTCCGCCGCCCTAGATCTCTGCTATGTGGCAGCGGGACGTTTCGATGGTTTTTGGGAAGTCAGGCTTCATCCATGGGATATGGCAGCCGGGTCGGTGATTGTGCGGGAAGCCGGAGGGCGGCTGACCGATTTCCGCGGAAGAGACCTTTCCATCTATGGGCAGGAACTTGTGGCCAGCAATGGACCCATCCACTCGGCCATGCTTGAGGTTCTCGCGCAAGACGGATCGCGATAG
- a CDS encoding AAA family ATPase translates to MDQPLVDAVNVALLLSQPLLLTGEPGTGKTQLAYRVAWELGFGEPLRFDTKSGSTAKDVLYRYDTLSRFHAANTNSGSQNNLDYLTYVGLGKAIVLSREPRDVQAILPRTFRHTGPKRSVVLIDEIDKASRDFPNDLLLEIDALRFHIPELNEEVEADPELRPVLVLTSNSEQNLPDAFLRRCIYYHIPLPDRTRLAEIVRSRLSGVSPAQENSLLLDSALDLFHEVRELDLRKPPSTAELLNWLQTLEHYGVDKNRKVTDAPEPLKKSISTLAKTQEDRNMLMTWVQERFAKHS, encoded by the coding sequence ATGGATCAGCCGTTGGTGGATGCGGTCAATGTGGCGTTGCTCCTAAGCCAGCCGTTGTTGCTGACCGGCGAGCCCGGCACAGGCAAAACCCAATTGGCCTACCGTGTGGCGTGGGAGTTGGGTTTTGGAGAACCGCTGCGCTTTGATACGAAATCAGGGAGCACCGCGAAAGATGTGCTCTATCGCTATGACACACTGAGCCGCTTTCATGCCGCCAATACGAATTCGGGCAGCCAGAATAATTTGGATTACCTGACCTACGTAGGATTGGGGAAAGCCATTGTCTTGTCCCGCGAACCAAGAGACGTGCAGGCGATTCTCCCGCGGACCTTTCGGCACACAGGACCGAAACGCAGCGTGGTCCTGATTGATGAGATTGACAAAGCCTCGCGGGATTTCCCCAACGATCTGCTGTTGGAGATCGATGCCCTGCGATTCCACATTCCGGAGCTGAACGAGGAGGTCGAAGCGGATCCGGAGCTTCGGCCCGTGCTCGTGCTCACCAGCAATTCGGAGCAGAACCTGCCGGATGCCTTCCTGCGTCGGTGTATTTACTATCACATTCCCTTACCGGATCGGACAAGGCTGGCTGAAATTGTTCGAAGCCGACTCTCGGGCGTCAGTCCGGCTCAGGAGAATTCTCTACTGCTGGATTCGGCACTGGATTTGTTTCATGAGGTACGCGAATTGGATTTGAGGAAGCCTCCGTCGACGGCGGAACTGCTCAATTGGCTGCAGACGCTTGAACACTATGGCGTTGACAAGAACAGGAAGGTAACCGATGCTCCAGAGCCTTTGAAAAAGAGTATCAGCACGCTCGCGAAAACCCAGGAAGATAGGAATATGCTGATGACCTGGGTGCAGGAACGATTTGCCAAGCATTCCTGA
- a CDS encoding RiPP maturation radical SAM protein 1, with protein sequence MSDQTHIALVNMPFSYAKYPSIQLGTLSTLLKSNGIPVDCHHLNVRFAHLIGVNLHEAICEKRALFGEWLFSYLLFRSNPKRAEYPRVFKPVFEQLAQESGKPIGYFEEMATRIAPQFLTWALRSINWGQYKVVGFTSTFDQNVASLTMAKLIKDLYPQVTIVFGGANFDGEMGHEYFRAFPFIDHVVVGEGEESFLPLVRQILAGKTEGYPNGVAYRQGEQIEFTENTELFSDFSKTGPPDYDDYYHLLAELGQTAQGLDRILLYEGSRGCWWGEKHHCTFCGLNAQSMKFRAKAPQQVMREIAYLSHRYDAVRFRMVDNIIDMSYIEELFGRLAADHCDLDVFIETKSNLQKRQIKTLAAGGVKCMQPGLESLSLAQLHAMDKGATPMQNIICLKWSLYYHVTVLWNILLGFPGETNEDYQRQLSLIPSLVHLQPPEATGKFWLQRFSPYFTRPHEYGVRITGPGMAYEYVYDAERIDLRKIAYDFEYELDNWPVDPHAYQELVAAIEGWQRMHRSRERPFLYYSKAPNYVTVYDGRDPKEPVRRRYEGLAGSVIEICNESAKSIEQIRTAVAGRTECDDAALLPILNDLTAQRVLYQERGKYLTLAIPENPYL encoded by the coding sequence ATGAGCGACCAGACTCATATCGCGCTCGTCAATATGCCGTTCAGCTACGCCAAGTATCCCTCGATTCAACTCGGTACGCTTTCTACGCTTCTGAAGTCCAACGGGATTCCCGTCGATTGCCATCATTTGAACGTGCGCTTCGCCCACCTGATCGGGGTGAATTTGCACGAGGCGATTTGTGAAAAACGGGCGCTCTTCGGTGAATGGCTGTTTTCCTACCTCCTGTTCCGATCCAACCCAAAACGTGCCGAGTATCCGCGGGTGTTCAAGCCGGTATTTGAGCAGTTGGCTCAAGAGAGTGGGAAGCCGATCGGATATTTTGAGGAAATGGCGACGCGCATCGCCCCGCAGTTTCTGACCTGGGCGCTTCGCTCCATCAATTGGGGGCAGTACAAGGTGGTCGGATTTACCTCGACGTTCGACCAGAACGTGGCGAGTCTGACAATGGCCAAGTTGATCAAGGATCTCTATCCGCAGGTCACGATCGTCTTTGGGGGGGCGAACTTCGACGGCGAGATGGGCCATGAGTACTTCAGGGCGTTTCCCTTTATCGATCATGTCGTAGTCGGTGAGGGTGAAGAAAGCTTCCTTCCGTTGGTACGACAGATTCTGGCCGGCAAGACAGAAGGCTATCCGAACGGCGTGGCCTATCGGCAAGGGGAGCAGATTGAGTTCACGGAGAATACGGAGCTCTTCTCCGATTTTTCGAAGACCGGACCACCCGACTATGACGACTATTATCACCTGCTCGCGGAACTCGGCCAAACCGCGCAAGGACTGGATCGCATTCTTCTGTATGAAGGCTCTCGCGGCTGTTGGTGGGGGGAGAAACATCACTGCACATTCTGTGGGCTCAATGCGCAGAGCATGAAGTTTCGGGCGAAAGCGCCACAGCAGGTCATGCGGGAAATCGCTTATCTCTCACATCGGTACGATGCGGTACGGTTTCGTATGGTCGATAACATCATCGACATGTCGTATATCGAAGAGCTGTTCGGAAGACTCGCGGCGGACCATTGCGACCTGGATGTATTTATCGAAACCAAGAGTAATTTGCAGAAGCGCCAGATCAAGACCTTGGCGGCAGGTGGGGTGAAATGTATGCAGCCCGGATTGGAAAGTCTGAGTCTTGCTCAGCTGCATGCCATGGACAAGGGCGCCACGCCGATGCAGAACATCATCTGCCTCAAATGGAGTCTCTATTATCACGTGACGGTGCTCTGGAATATCCTGCTTGGTTTTCCAGGGGAGACCAACGAGGATTATCAACGCCAGCTCAGCTTGATCCCTTCGCTGGTCCACCTCCAGCCGCCGGAGGCGACGGGAAAGTTCTGGTTACAGCGTTTCAGCCCCTATTTCACCAGACCACACGAGTACGGAGTGCGCATTACCGGGCCGGGAATGGCGTACGAGTATGTCTATGACGCAGAGAGGATCGACCTGAGGAAGATCGCCTATGATTTCGAGTACGAACTCGACAACTGGCCAGTGGATCCTCACGCGTATCAAGAGCTCGTTGCAGCGATTGAAGGCTGGCAGCGAATGCATCGGTCGAGAGAGCGCCCGTTCCTGTACTATTCAAAAGCGCCAAACTATGTGACGGTCTATGACGGCAGGGATCCAAAGGAGCCGGTTCGCCGGAGATATGAAGGTTTGGCGGGGTCGGTGATCGAGATCTGCAACGAATCGGCGAAGAGCATCGAGCAGATTCGTACAGCAGTTGCGGGACGAACCGAATGCGATGACGCAGCATTGTTGCCAATCCTCAACGACCTCACGGCACAGCGTGTCTTGTATCAAGAACGCGGCAAGTACTTGACACTGGCCATTCCGGAGAATCCCTATCTGTAG
- a CDS encoding UDP-3-O-acyl-N-acetylglucosamine deacetylase, translated as MRNQQTLASTVTCSGVGLHSGRSASITLRPAPPDTGVVFVNRQADVDVYLSASVEHRVPTELCTAISGNGFQVQTIEHLLAALSGLQIDNVFIDVTATEIPVMDGSAAPFVRFIQSAGVVSQDRKQPFLKIMAPIEVAEGSKRVRIEPSSTSRITYSIHYEHPLIKTQTYTYDCSVSAFENEIAEARTFGFLHEVQALWARGLGKGGTLDNTVVLSGDGIVNESGLRFGDEFVRHKILDLIGDFSLLGVSFIGHIVADRSGHALHTRLVQQILQQPEKWVLLNAEPSVEKAHPVTHARRLQSAVALQAS; from the coding sequence GTGCGGAATCAACAAACCTTGGCATCAACGGTCACATGCTCCGGCGTAGGGCTTCACTCTGGTCGATCCGCGTCTATTACGCTACGCCCTGCTCCCCCTGACACCGGTGTGGTGTTTGTCAATCGACAAGCAGACGTTGATGTCTATCTTTCCGCATCCGTTGAACACCGAGTCCCAACCGAATTATGCACAGCTATCAGCGGGAATGGGTTCCAGGTTCAAACCATTGAACATTTACTGGCGGCATTGTCAGGATTGCAGATCGACAATGTCTTTATCGATGTGACGGCAACCGAAATTCCGGTCATGGATGGAAGCGCTGCCCCGTTTGTCCGATTCATACAATCGGCCGGGGTCGTCTCGCAAGATCGAAAACAGCCTTTTCTTAAGATCATGGCGCCGATTGAAGTGGCCGAGGGGTCCAAGCGCGTACGGATTGAACCGTCCTCTACTTCTCGAATCACCTATTCGATCCATTATGAACATCCTCTGATCAAGACACAGACCTATACCTATGACTGCTCTGTGAGCGCGTTTGAGAACGAAATCGCCGAGGCCAGAACATTTGGGTTTTTGCACGAAGTCCAAGCCTTGTGGGCTCGTGGCCTTGGCAAGGGCGGAACATTGGACAACACCGTTGTGCTATCGGGAGACGGCATCGTCAATGAGTCCGGTCTCCGATTCGGCGATGAGTTTGTCCGCCACAAGATTCTCGATCTGATAGGCGACTTCTCTCTCCTGGGAGTATCCTTCATCGGCCACATCGTCGCAGACCGGTCGGGGCACGCACTCCACACTCGATTAGTTCAGCAGATCCTTCAGCAACCCGAAAAGTGGGTCCTTCTGAACGCAGAGCCGTCGGTTGAAAAAGCGCACCCAGTCACCCATGCGCGCCGCCTCCAATCAGCCGTCGCGCTCCAGGCTTCTTAA
- a CDS encoding ParB N-terminal domain-containing protein yields the protein MAEKKSKNTPLPKGTKRRRKPAGFSTGLAAQELQAAAPPVAVVELHQEIEKDEGRVLSIYREPYGGRWVVLAALPIELVAPTPYQRNLSDSHVKKLEAAIGKIGQFLDPIIAVRISKPDQAAKYWTPNGHHRLSAMRTLGARSIVAIVVPEPSAAYQILALNTEKAHNLREKALEVIRMYEELVHIGSATEDSYALEFEEPALITLGLCYKERPRFSGGAYHPVLKRVDAFLLKPLRAALEVRQQRAGSLLALDDVIVKQVEALKVKGLTSPYLKSFVVARVNPIRFRPKEAPPLSFEDALDRMMQAAEKFNPDKIKIDDLAKSGGSPDETE from the coding sequence AAGCGGCTGCACCGCCTGTCGCAGTGGTGGAGCTGCATCAAGAAATTGAGAAGGATGAAGGACGAGTCCTCTCAATTTACCGCGAACCGTACGGAGGGCGGTGGGTAGTTCTGGCAGCCCTACCGATCGAGCTCGTTGCCCCGACACCGTATCAACGAAATCTCTCCGACTCCCACGTGAAAAAGTTAGAAGCGGCGATCGGCAAGATCGGGCAATTTCTTGATCCTATCATCGCCGTGCGCATATCGAAGCCCGACCAGGCAGCAAAGTACTGGACGCCGAATGGACACCATCGTCTTTCCGCCATGCGGACGCTCGGAGCCAGGAGTATCGTCGCCATCGTCGTCCCGGAACCATCGGCGGCCTACCAGATTCTCGCCTTGAATACCGAGAAGGCGCATAACCTTCGTGAAAAAGCGTTGGAAGTCATCCGCATGTACGAGGAACTGGTTCATATCGGTTCGGCGACGGAGGACAGTTATGCCCTGGAGTTTGAGGAGCCGGCGCTGATCACCCTGGGACTCTGCTACAAAGAACGGCCTCGGTTCAGCGGTGGGGCCTATCATCCGGTTTTGAAACGAGTCGACGCATTTCTGTTAAAACCACTACGGGCAGCCTTGGAGGTTCGGCAACAGCGCGCGGGGTCTTTGCTCGCTCTGGATGATGTGATCGTCAAACAAGTTGAAGCCCTCAAGGTCAAAGGACTGACCAGCCCCTATCTCAAGAGCTTCGTGGTCGCCCGCGTGAATCCGATTCGGTTCAGGCCCAAAGAGGCCCCGCCCCTGTCATTCGAGGACGCGCTTGATCGGATGATGCAGGCTGCGGAGAAGTTCAATCCGGACAAGATCAAAATCGATGATCTGGCGAAGTCCGGAGGAAGCCCGGACGAGACAGAGTAA